From Vicinamibacterales bacterium, a single genomic window includes:
- the cyaB gene encoding class IV adenylate cyclase, with product MSATPLEREIKLRFANPAEAREAIIRVGATPVRGRRMQDDCLLDTADDMLKRQRCVLRIRMEAGRSLLTYKGPVQPSAMKLREERETVVADGETLLYILELLGFHVWFRYQKYREEFGGEDAIIALDETPIGTFVEIEGSEKGIIDVATALGRTQEDYLLDSYRGLYVLHCEQTGATGRDMVFEE from the coding sequence ATGAGTGCCACGCCACTCGAACGGGAGATCAAGCTGCGCTTCGCGAACCCGGCCGAGGCGAGAGAGGCCATCATCCGAGTTGGCGCCACGCCGGTGCGGGGCCGGCGGATGCAGGACGACTGCCTGCTGGATACGGCCGACGACATGCTGAAGCGCCAGCGATGCGTGCTGCGAATCCGGATGGAGGCAGGGCGCAGCCTGCTCACCTACAAGGGACCGGTCCAGCCTTCGGCCATGAAGCTCCGCGAGGAGCGGGAGACCGTCGTGGCCGACGGCGAAACGCTGCTGTACATCCTGGAACTGCTTGGCTTCCACGTCTGGTTCCGCTACCAGAAGTACCGCGAGGAATTCGGCGGCGAGGACGCCATCATCGCGCTCGACGAGACTCCGATCGGCACGTTCGTCGAGATCGAAGGCAGCGAGAAGGGGATCATCGACGTCGCCACCGCCCTGGGCCGCACCCAGGAGGACTACCTGCTCGACTCCTACCGCGGACTGTACGTCCTGCACTGCGA